In Thermodesulfobacteriota bacterium, the genomic stretch GAGACGATGAGGAGGGAGATGGACAGGATATGGGACGACGTATTCCCGTCCAGGAAGATGGGCCTGTCCTGGAAAAGGCAGCCCGGCGCGCAAGCCGAGACCGGGGCCGCCACACCGGCCATAGACGTCATAGACAAGAACGACTCGGTTGTGGTAAAGGCCGAGATGCCCGGCGTTTCAAAGGACTCCGTAGACGTCACCCTCGAGGACAACGTCCTTACGCTCAGGGGCGAGCTGAAGGAAGAACCAGAGATAAAGGAAGGGAACTACGCCTACTCCGAGAGGAACTACAGGTATTTCCTCAGGGCCATAAGCATACCTTTCAAGATACGCAGGGACGGCATAAAGGCGTCTCTCAAGGACGGGGTCTTGAGCGTCGTCCTACCCAAGGCCGTGGAGGAGCAGACAAAGAAGATAACTGTCGAGGTCTCCGGACAGCCATAGTTATATACCATGAACGCCGCGGAGCCGCGCCTGGCGCGGCTCCGCAGGCGCTTACGCCTTGACCAACTTTCCAACAGGTTCCGAAAAACTCGAAATCACATTCAGGCTGCTCAAAAAGCTCAAGATGCAAGGAGTCGGAAAATGAGGAATG encodes the following:
- a CDS encoding Hsp20/alpha crystallin family protein; the protein is MPLEKWNPLRELETMRREMDRIWDDVFPSRKMGLSWKRQPGAQAETGAATPAIDVIDKNDSVVVKAEMPGVSKDSVDVTLEDNVLTLRGELKEEPEIKEGNYAYSERNYRYFLRAISIPFKIRRDGIKASLKDGVLSVVLPKAVEEQTKKITVEVSGQP